Genomic window (Chloroflexaceae bacterium):
GCGCGGCCATCCTTGCCGAGACGGCGGCGCGCTTCCTCAGTGGTCGGGTGAAGCTGTAACCTCTGCATAGCCGGCCCGGTAGTAGGCAATCCTCCGGGTTGCCTACCAGGTCGATCCGGCATAGAGCAACGCTCCGAGCACCAGAACTCCCAGCACCAGCAGCGCCAGGAGTTTGGCCGCTGGCGGAACATCGAGCAACGCGATCAACCCGAAGGCGAGACTCAAGCCGTAGTAGATCAGCACCACCTGCCGCTGGGTAAGGCCCAGCGCCAGCAGCCGATGGTGCAGGTGATCGCGCCCGGCCCGCGCCGCGCCACGTCCCCGCAGCGTCCGCACGAGAATGAGCCAGGCCATATCAATCAGCGGCACGCCCAGCACCAGCAGGGCCGTCGCCAGTTTGGCCCCCCCGATGATCGCGCTCACCGCCAGGATGTAGCCAGTGGTCATCGCCCCGACATCGCCCATGAAGGTGCGGGCAGGATGCACATTGAAGGGGAGGAACCCGGCGCATGCCCCGGCCAGAGCCAGAGGCAACATCGCTACGGTGTACTGCGGGGGATCGAGGTTGAGCGTATGCAGCGCCAGGATCATCGCGGCGATCAGGGTGATGCCGGCTGCCAGCCCGTCCAGCCCATCGGCCCAGTTGACCAT
Coding sequences:
- a CDS encoding undecaprenyl/decaprenyl-phosphate alpha-N-acetylglucosaminyl 1-phosphate transferase, with the protein product MLAIALATTFVVAAAVTALTTPALLRLSNREGWVAHPGPRHIHQHPTPTVGGVAMIAGFAAALLLSFALQRLHPALSRSGFEYLRLGLLLTGASLVALISLIDDLRDLPALPRLLVHVLAALIAVGPYLWDRTLYPDALGAPTEARGIILTAFNFPFVDQIHLHNLSPWLAIGATVLWIVGIQNMVNWADGLDGLAAGITLIAAMILALHTLNLDPPQYTVAMLPLALAGACAGFLPFNVHPARTFMGDVGAMTTGYILAVSAIIGGAKLATALLVLGVPLIDMAWLILVRTLRGRGAARAGRDHLHHRLLALGLTQRQVVLIYYGLSLAFGLIALLDVPPAAKLLALLVLGVLVLGALLYAGSTW